In Candidatus Nezhaarchaeota archaeon, the sequence TGAAGAACATTATGGCTGGCCACTCAACACTCTTCTCAATGTGTTTTGGTATATCCTCCATCGGGATTACTGAGATCCCGAGGATGACGAAGATGTACGGGATGAAGGCAATGAGTGAGTGCGAATCAACTGGTGCATGGAACATGCTCTCCATTAAGTGGCTTATGGGCTCGTTCAGAGAGATCATAGCTATGAAGGCGATAAGCAACGCTAATCCAAACCTAACGTTCTTGAAGGATCTCTTGTCTAAGCTCCTATAGTATCGCTCAACAAAGCTCTTTAACTCGGAGGCCTTGCTCTTGACAGCCATGTCCATCTCGGCAATAAACTTTCTTTCAACGATCAGCAAGACCAGGAAGAGCACAACAAGCTCCATAAGTGCTAGCGGTAGAGCATAGCTTACATACGTTGAGAATGGCATCTTAGTGACAAAGAATAGATATATCCCAATTGGATTGCCGATGGGTAGCGCTAGGCTACCAGTGTTAGTGGCTAAGACAGCTATGATTAGGAGGCGCATCACGTCTACACCAAGAATGGAGGCCAGCTCGAAGACTAGTAGCGTGATGTAAACGATGCTCGTAACCTCATCAAGTATTGCTGCAGTAGTGAAGGATAAGAGCACTAGCAGTAAAAGCATGAATATAGAGTTGCCCCTACTTACCCTCACAATGTTTGCAGCCAAGAGCCTAAAAACACCCAATTCCCTCAGTATCCCTGCAAATATCATTGAGCCTATCAAGAAGAGTATCAGGTTCCACTCTATAGCCTCCTTAATAAGGATTTGAGGCGGGGTGACAAAGAAGGTAGCCACAAGAAGACCCATAACTGCTAAGCCAACTCTCCACTCCATCCTCATTACTGTTCCAGCAACCACGAATAGGAATGTAGCCAACATAACTGCTTGAAGCAAAGCCATTTGCGTTGAATTTATGTCTACGTAGCCGGCATGATCGTGGTAGCCCCTGCCAGAGAGCCAGGCATTTATGAGGGCCCTACCAATAGGGCTGCTCTCCTCAATCTTTATCGCCGACATCACGATGAAGGAGATAGTGAAAAGAGCAATGAATATCAGTAGCATCCTGTACACAGCTCTCAAACGCTTACACCTCCCCTCATCTTTCTCAGCGCTGTGACCCCTGTGACCCAGTTCACCAATAAATATTGATACTTCTCTCCACATCTAGAGGCTTATAAGGATTATCTACACTCAAAGCCCATTACGAACTGCAGCCAAAACAGAGGCTAAATTCGCAGAGAGTACTTAAACCACAAATACGCTCTCGCAATACCTCGCATGCCCTCTCAGCTAAGACATCATCATTAAAGCTAATAATCATAGCCAGAAGCGTCAGAAACCTGCCAATTATCATCAAGAAAAAGCCAAACAAACGTTAAAGCTGGTAACGAGAAAGCCAACAACTAACCCCCAGAGAACCTCAACCCATCTCAACTTCAAGTTATTAATGAGATTATTAAGAGTATTATTATGACGATCAGCGAGCAGCGATGTTATGCCATGAATCTTTATGATGCTCGCTAACCGAATACTATGAAGTTCTCGTAACTCAACACACCTCTAAAACTTGAGAGGCTCATCGATCGCTAATGATCATCGTCGACCATATTATTAACTATTATTATAATGTTTTAAGTTGAGTCAATCAAGCTAACCTCCACCTCTATGATAAAGATCGTAACGCTACAACATAGTTAAACACTTAATCGTGATAACCACAATAACCCATTAAAAACAGTAAACCATGGGTCAAGCCAGCATCAATACTACATCAATGACGACCTGCACTAATGGCATCATTAAATTAGAACCATGTATTATTACAATTATAAATCAAACACTAGATACATTACATAACACTAATATAAATTACTTCAAGGCACACAAACGTGTCAACTAATTTCAAGCAGCCTATGTAAAAGCTAGTATGTAAACCAGTAATATATGAGACATTAATATCGATTATTTACAAGCCATACAATCAAAACCGTTTATAACATTTATTGTGGCAACCTCACAGCAGCAATTAGCTCTCCAAGTTAGTGTTTGAGTAGCTAGTATTCAAACATGTAGCCTTGTAGAACATGTTTGCGGGGACCTCCCCACAAACATATTCCCTGATGAGACCCCATGGTGTGCAACATGTTTGTTCGCAAAATAAAAGATCAATTAATGCGGTTGTTTTATTTCTGATTATAAATAACTTGTATATAACGATTTACTTAATGTATATCAGTTATACATAATGTGTGAATACTTTGCACGCTAATTTGTTAGTGTTTAACATTAGACATTATTGTTTCACGTCTTGATTGATTAGGTTTTTTATCAAAGTTTAATGACTAGGTTTTACGTGTAAGACTTGCTTTAATACTTTTGGCGATTATTTAGGGTTTAAGTTAATGAGTTCCTACACTTATCGCTTAATGATTACTATCAATGAGTTTTTAAACCTCCTTTTCATTAATGTTTATGTTGGCTCAAGGCATTCAGCTGTGATGTGGCATGATGTACTGCGTGGTGGAGCTTAACTACACCACCCTTGCCTAGATTTCAGTTTATGGAGTCAGTGATGCGTTGTGATGATATTAATAATAATCATTGTATTATTAATAATACTCATGTTTGCGATGCAGCATCAAGATCTAGGTGCTAAGTTTGTGATGAGTTCACTTAAAGGTTTACAGCATAAGGAGGTGTGAGATTGCCTAATAAGTTATGGCTAATGATGTTGTGCTTGCATGGGC encodes:
- a CDS encoding SLC13 family permease, producing MYRMLLIFIALFTISFIVMSAIKIEESSPIGRALINAWLSGRGYHDHAGYVDINSTQMALLQAVMLATFLFVVAGTVMRMEWRVGLAVMGLLVATFFVTPPQILIKEAIEWNLILFLIGSMIFAGILRELGVFRLLAANIVRVSRGNSIFMLLLLVLLSFTTAAILDEVTSIVYITLLVFELASILGVDVMRLLIIAVLATNTGSLALPIGNPIGIYLFFVTKMPFSTYVSYALPLALMELVVLFLVLLIVERKFIAEMDMAVKSKASELKSFVERYYRSLDKRSFKNVRFGLALLIAFIAMISLNEPISHLMESMFHAPVDSHSLIAFIPYIFVILGISVIPMEDIPKHIEKSVEWPAIMFFIGLFILGYSLLYCGAMVKIAYVFSHFAWLILPIMLISSTYLSAVLDNLSVIVAFTPMAILMYTTGLSTEIIYFALLAGGVLGGNYTPIGSTANIVAVSIAERRGVYVSWRSWLKISSITTTVQVLSALAWIQMYQVLHA